A stretch of the Nitrospinota bacterium genome encodes the following:
- a CDS encoding HPr family phosphocarrier protein, with protein MPNVPLKKIITEKKFLPLIEQASVNFFKVINCLKKDSPESKTFYANLSNEAELFEDFLDNHGARENKSWFYFTELIASIRNFAIAGLQLRHILDRYYHYKLEDSKDDAAKFHRDANSAMSFINNSVLDLFGILKKEASKNGMKHPKECYIDRAFSEIPISKRLPKNLHEDDLKDNEERIIALSRRFRNVAKLSKETNLEKFYKKETEIPVIPKIIDETKVQNFKNILQGIQSDYDTYIKNTFLEKNDKNLTKLRGFTSICLHLLEIVRWLSHFFERHADEVRTGGIKEKITKIVDRKEGLNTIINFAFFNSNDYLQKGKLIAEKILSKYTIKARYKLPPPKPLGFHARPAGYISLIVKEHGTDVFLVVDGKKFNARSVLSLMEAGGLIADKGYHEVIFEGDKRALDDIKILAEHNYCEDCEIPRELNYVRILRNK; from the coding sequence ATGCCAAATGTCCCTTTAAAGAAAATCATTACTGAAAAAAAATTTCTCCCCCTTATAGAACAGGCCTCTGTAAATTTCTTTAAAGTTATCAATTGCCTGAAAAAGGATTCTCCGGAATCAAAGACCTTTTATGCAAACCTTTCTAATGAAGCAGAACTTTTTGAAGACTTTTTAGATAATCACGGGGCAAGAGAAAATAAATCATGGTTCTATTTTACTGAACTAATTGCCTCAATAAGAAACTTTGCGATTGCAGGACTCCAGTTAAGACACATCTTAGACAGATATTATCACTATAAACTGGAAGATTCAAAAGATGATGCCGCTAAATTTCATAGAGATGCTAATAGTGCTATGAGTTTTATAAACAATTCTGTATTAGATTTGTTTGGTATTCTAAAAAAGGAAGCAAGTAAAAATGGAATGAAACATCCCAAAGAATGTTACATAGATAGAGCTTTTAGTGAAATTCCCATTTCCAAGCGTCTTCCTAAAAATCTTCACGAGGATGATTTAAAAGATAATGAAGAAAGAATTATTGCGCTTTCAAGGAGATTTAGGAATGTTGCAAAATTATCAAAAGAAACTAATCTCGAGAAATTTTATAAGAAGGAAACAGAAATCCCTGTTATTCCAAAAATAATCGATGAAACAAAGGTTCAGAATTTTAAAAATATTCTGCAGGGGATTCAATCAGACTACGATACCTATATAAAAAATACATTTCTTGAAAAAAACGATAAAAATCTCACTAAACTAAGGGGCTTTACATCTATTTGTCTTCATCTCTTAGAAATAGTCCGCTGGCTCTCTCACTTTTTTGAAAGGCATGCAGACGAGGTGAGAACTGGAGGAATTAAAGAGAAAATTACAAAGATTGTTGATAGAAAAGAGGGATTAAATACGATTATCAATTTCGCTTTTTTTAATAGTAACGATTATTTACAGAAAGGAAAGCTCATCGCAGAAAAAATTCTATCGAAATATACCATAAAGGCCCGCTATAAACTCCCCCCTCCCAAACCTCTGGGCTTCCACGCTAGGCCTGCCGGGTATATCTCTCTCATTGTTAAGGAACATGGCACTGATGTCTTTCTTGTAGTTGATGGGAAAAAATTTAATGCAAGATCAGTGCTGAGCCTAATGGAGGCAGGGGGTCTCATTGCAGACAAGGGATATCATGAAGTAATCTTTGAAGGTGATAAAAGGGCTCTTGATGATATAAAGATCCTTGCAGAACATAATTATTGTGAAGACTGCGAAATCCCCAGAGAACTGAACTATGTGAGAATCCTTAGGAATAAATAA